From a region of the Alnus glutinosa chromosome 1, dhAlnGlut1.1, whole genome shotgun sequence genome:
- the LOC133857515 gene encoding glutamate synthase [NADH], amyloplastic isoform X1, whose product MLASSGSMLQLRAGSSGALPSLNNPSNQQSRLNAAPRAPITRFNARCSAGAKKSVNVMEKRFLGNRLRASGTERVQFWRSDGPGRSPKLRVAVRSSFSAVPEKPLGLYDPSFDKDSCGVGFVAELSGESSRKTVSDALEMLVRMSHRGACGCEANTGDGAGILVAIPHEFYEEVATDLGFVLPPAGEYAVGMFFLPKSESRRKESKNVFTKAAESLGHTVLGWRPVPTDNTGLGKSALQTEPVVEQVFLTPTTQSQVDLERQMYILRRVSMIAIRAALNLEYGGAKDFYICSLSSRTVVYKGQLKPNQLKDYYYADIGNERFTSYMALIHSRFSTNTFPSWDRAQPMRILGHNGEINTLRGNVNWMKAREGLLKCNELGLSKNELKKLLPIVDASSSDSGAFDGVLELLVRAGRSLPEAIMMMIPEAWQNDKNIDPHLKALYEYFSALMEPWDGPALISFTDGRYLGATLDRNGLRPGRFYITHSGRVIMASEVGVVDIPPEDVYRKGRLNPGMMLLVDFENHVVVDDEALKQQYSLARPYGEWLKRQKIELKDIVDSVHESERVPPPLAGVIPASSDDDNMENMGIHGLLAPLKAFGYTVEALEMLLLPMANDGVEALGSMGNDTPLAVMSNREKLTFEYFKQMFAQVTNPPIDPIREKIVTSMECMIGPEGDLTETTEEQCHRLSLKGPLLSIEETEAIKKMNYRGWRSKVLDITYSKDRGRKGLEETLDRLCAEAHDAIKEGCSLLVLSDRAFSPKRVAVSSLLAVGAVHQYLVKKLERTQVGLIVETAEPREVHHFCTLVGFGADAICPYLSIEAIWRLQVDGKIPPKSSGEFRSKEELVKKYFKASSYGMMKVLAKMGISTLASYKGAQIFEALGLSSEVIERCFAGTPSRVEGATFEMLARDAFHLHELAFPSRAFPPKSAEAVALPNPGDYHWRKGGEIHLNDPLAISKLQEAARTNSVAAYKEYSKLIHQLNKACNLRGLLKFKEAEVKVPLDEVEPASEIVKRFCTGAMSYGSISLEAHTTLAIAMNKIGGKSNTGEGGEQPSRMEPLPDGSMNPKRSAIKQVASGRFGVSSYYLTNADELQIKMAQGAKPGEGGELPGHKVVGEIAVTRNSTAGVGLISPPPHHDIYSIEDLAQLIHDLKNSNPAARISVKLVSEAGVGVVASGVVKGHADHVLISGHDGGTGASRWTGIKNAGLPWELGLAETHQTLVANDLRGRTVLQTDGQLKTGRDVAIAALLGAEEFGFSTAPLITLGCIMMRKCHKNTCPVGIATQDPVLREKFAGEPEHVINFFFMVAEEMREIMSQLGFRTVNEMIGRSDVLEVDKEVTRNNEKLENIDLSLLLRPAAELRPEAAQYCVQKQDHGLDTALDQKLIPLSKAALEKGLPVYIETPICNENRAVGTMLSHEVTKRYQMAGLPLDTIHIKFNGSAGQSLGAFLCPGITLELEGDSNDYVGKGLSGGKIVVYPPRKSKFDPKENIVIGNVALYGATSGEAYFNGMAAERFCVRNSGAKAVVEGVGDHGCEYMTGGTVLVLGKTGRNFAAGMSGGIAYVLDVDAKFQSRCNPELVDLDKVEEEEDIMTLRIMVQQHQRHTNSQLAKEVLANFENLLPKFIKVIPREYKRALANLKVEGASKEVAEHAAKEQDEAELIEKDAFEQLKKLAAASLNEKSNQKVEEAKSLKRPTQVTDAVKHRGFVSYEREGVQYRDPNVRMNDWEEVMEESKPGPLLKTQSARCMDCGTPFCHQENSGCPLGNKIPEFNELVYQNRWREALDRLHETNNFPEFTGRVCPAPCEGSCVLGIIENPVSIKSIECAIIDKAFEEGWMVPRPPLKRTGKRVAIVGSGPAGLAAADQLNRVGHIVTVYERADRIGGLMMYGVPNMKTDKVDVVQRRVNLMAQEGVNFVVNASVGTDPVYSLDRLREENDAVVLAVGATKPRDLPVPGRELSGVHFAMEFLHANTKSLLDSNLQDGNYISAKGKKVVVIGGGDTGTDCIGTSIRHGCSSIVNLELLPQPPQTRAPGNPWPQWPRVFRIDYGHQEASAKFGKDPRSYEVLTKRFVGDEKGALKGLEVVRVRWEKDASGKFQFKEVEGSEEIIEADLVLLAMGFLGPESTVAEKLGVERDNRSNFKAEYGRFSTSVDGVFAAGDCRRGQSLVVWAISEGRQAAAQVDKYLITEEKDLAVSPGIKENLIKRHHDLTKRHQDSSKHTVMK is encoded by the exons ATGTTAGCGAGCTCGGGTTCGATGCTCCAGCTCCGAGCCGGTTCGTCAGGCGCTCTGCCTTCGCTTAACAATCCCTCGAACCAGCAGTCGAGACTCAATGCGGCTCCGAGAGCTCCGATAACCCGGTTTAATGCGCGATGCTCGGCGGGGGCGAAGAAGTCGGTGAATGTCATGGAGAAGAGGTTTCTGGGGAATCGATTGCGGGCGTCCGGGACTGAAAGGGTTCAGTTTTGGAGGTCGGACGGGCCCGGTAGGTCGCCGAAGCTCAGGGTCGCGGTCCGCTCGTCGTTCTCCGCGGTGCCGGAGAAGCCGCTCGGGCTCTACGACCCGTCGTTTGATAAGGACTCGTGTGGGGTCGGGTTCGTCGCGGAGCTATCCGGCGAAAGTAGCCGTAAAACG GTTTCGGATGCTTTGGAGATGCTGGTACGCATGTCACACAGAGGTGCTTGTGGTTGTGAAGCCAACACTGGTGATGGGGCCGGAATTCTTGTTGCTATTCCTCACGAATTCTATGAGgag GTTGCTACGGATCTTGGGTTTGTGCTTCCACCAGCTGGGGAATATGCTGTTGGCATGTTCTTTTTGCCCAAATCGGAGAGTAGAAGGAAAGAAAGCAAAAATGTATTCACCAAG GCTGCGGAGTCTCTTGGGCATACTGTTCTTGGGTGGCGACCTGTGCCTACAGATAACACAGGATTGGGCAAGTCTGCCTTGCAGACAGAACCTGTGGTTGAGCAAGTATTCCTTACACCTACTACTCAGTCACAAGTGGATTTGGAGCGGCAG ATGTACATACTGAGGAGGGTTTCAATGATTGCCATTAGAGCTGCATTAAACCTTGAATATGGTGGTGCTAAGGACTTCTATATTTGTTCTCTTTCCTCAAG GACTGTTGTTTACAAAGGTCAGTTAAAGCCGAATCAGTTGAAGGATTATTATTATGCAGATATTGGCAATGAAAGGTTTACGAGCTACATGGCCCTG ATACACTCGAGATTCTCAACGAATACGTTTCCCAGCTGGGATCGTGCTCAACCTATGCGTATCTTGGGCCACAATGGAGAAATCAATACACTTAGAGGCAATGTAAACTG GATGAAGGCACGTGAGGGTCTATTAAAGTGTAACGAGCTTGGTCTCTCAAAGAATGAGTTAAAGAAGCTTCTACCAATTGTGGATGCCAGTTCATCTGATTCAG GAGCTTTCGATGGTGTCCTTGAGCTTCTGGTTCGAGCTGGTAGAAGTCTCCCTGAAGCTATTATGATGATGATTCCTGAAGCATGGCAAAATGACAAGAATATAGATCCTCATCTAAAGGCGCTATATGAATACTTCTCTGCTCTAATGGAGCCATGGGATGGGCCAGCTCTTATATCAT TTACTGATGGCCGCTATCTGGGAGCAACATTGGATCGCAATGGGCTGCGGCCTGGTCGTTTCTACATCACCCACAGTGGACGAGTTATAATGGCCAGTGAAGTTGGTGTAGTAGACATTCCACCTGAAGATGTGTATAGGAAAGGAAGACTAAACCCTGGCATGATGCTTTTGGTTGATTTTGAAAATCATGTTGTGGTAGATGATGAAGCCCTTAAGCAGCAATACTCATTGGCAAGGCCTTATGGCGAGTGGCTTAAAAGGCAAAAAATTGAACTCAAGGACATAGTTGACTCTGTTCATGAATCTGAAAGGGTCCCTCCTCCTCTTGCGGGAGTGATTCCA GCATCTAGTGATGATGACAACATGGAAAACATGGGCATTCATGGTTTATTGGCTCCATTGAAAGCTTTTGG TTACACTGTTGAAGCCTTGGAAATGTTGTTGCTTCCTATGGCAAATGACGGTGTGGAAGCCCTTGGTTCTATGGGAAACGACACTCCGTTGGCTGTAATGTCTAACAGAGAAAAGCTCACTTTTGAGTACTTCAAGCAAATGTTTGCCCAAGTAACAAACCCTCCAATTGATCCTATTCGGGAGAAGATAGTCACCTCCATGGAATGTATGATTGGTCCGGAGGGTGACCTGACAGAAACCACTGAAGAACAATGTCATCGTCTTTCACTGAAAGGTCCTCTTCTATCTATCGAAGAAACAGAAGCAATAAAAAAGATGAATTATAGAGGTTGGCGAAGCAAAGTTCTAGACATAACTTATTCTAAAGACCGAGGTAGGAAGGGATTGGAGGAGACCTTGGATAGGCTTTGTGCTGAAGCACATGATGCAATTAAGGAGGGTTGCAGCTTACTTGTGCTTTCTGATAGAG CTTTCTCACCTAAGCGTGTTGCGGTAAGCTCCCTCTTGGCTGTCGGGGCTGTCCATCAATATCTCGTTAAAAAGCTTGAGCGCACCCAAGTTGGGTTGATAGTTGAAACTGCTGAACCACGTGAAGTGCACCATTTCTGTACTCTTGTTGGATTTGGTGCAGATGCTATATGCCCATACTTGTCTATAGAGGCCATTTGGAGATTGCAAGTTGATGGAAAGATCCCACCAAAATCGAGTGGCGAGTTCCGCTCAAAGGAAGAGCTGGTCAAGAAGTACTTCAAAGCAAGCAGCTATGGAATGATGAAGGTTCTTGCCAAGATGGGGATATCGACTTTGGCTTCTTATAAGGGTGCTCAGATTTTTGAAGCTCTGGGTCTTTCGTCAGAAGTGATAGAGAGGTGCTTTGCAGGAACTCCAAGTAGAGTTGAGGGTGCAACATTTGAGATGCTTGCTCGTGATGCATTTCATCTGCATGAGTTGGCATTTCCCTCTCGGGCTTTTCCTCCCAAAAGTGCAGAAGCTGTAGCACTGCCAAACCCAGGTGATTATCATTGGAGGAAAGGTGGTGAGATTCACCTGAATGATCCCCTTGCTATATCCAAGCTGCAGGAGGCCGCCCGAACTAACAGTGTTGCTGCCTACAAAGAATACTCCAAACTTATTCATCAATTGAATAAAGCCTGCAATTTACGGGGCCTTTTGAAATTTAAAGAGGCAGAGGTGAAAGTTCCTTTGGATGAAGTTGAACCTGCCAGTGAGATTGTGAAACGGTTCTGTACTGGGGCCATGAGTTATGGATCGATATCTCTGGAGGCGCACACAACATTGGCTATTGCTATGAATAAAATTGGAGGAAAATCAAATACAG GAGAGGGAGGTGAGCAACCATCTCGTATGGAGCCTCTTCCAGATGGTTCAATGAACCCAAAAAGAAGTGCAATTAAGCAGGTTGCAAGTGGGAGATTTGGAGTTTCAAGTTATTACCTTACCAACGCTGATGAATTACAGATAAAAATGGCTCAG GGGGCCAAGCCTGGTGAAGGAGGAGAACTTCCTGGCCACAAAGTTGTAGGAGAAATTGCGGTTACCAGGAATTCTACTGCTGGGGTGGGACTTATTAGTCCACCTCCCCATCATGATATATATTCAATCGAAGACCTCGCCCAGTTAATTCATGATCTTAAG AACTCCAACCCTGCGGCTCGAATAAGTGTGAAGTTGGTATCTGAAGCTGGTGTGGGAGTAGTTGCTAGTGGAGTAGTCAAGGGGCATGCTGACCATGTCTTGATCTCTGGTCATGATGGAGGTACAGGGGCATCTAGATGGACTGGAATTAAGAATGCTGGGCTGCCATGGGAGCTTGGTTTAGCAGAGACTCACCAGACATTGGTTGCTAATGACCTCCGTGGCCGAACGGTTCTCCAGACAGATGGTCAACTGAAAACTGGAAGAGATGTGGCCATAGCTGCCCTTCTTGGTGCGGAAGAGTTTGGCTTCAGCACAGCACCTCTCATAACTCTTGGTTGCATCATGATGCGAAAGTGCCACAAAAATACCTGCCCTGTTGGCATTGCTACTCAAGATCCGGTACTTCGAGAGAAGTTTGCTGGGGAACCGGAAcatgttataaattttttcttcatgGTAGCAGAAGAAATGAGGGAAATTATGTCACAGCTTGGATTTCGAACTGTAAATGAGATGATTGGCCGTTCGGATGTGCTTGAAGTGGATAAAGAAGTGACTAGAAACAACGAGAAGCTGGAGAATATTGATCTCTCCCTATTACTTAGACCTGCCGCCGAACTTCGGCCTGAAGCTGCACAGTACTGTGTCCAGAAACAGGATCATGGCTTGGACACTGCATTGGACCAAAAACTTATTCCACTTTCCAAAGCTGCATTAGAAAAGGGTCTTCCTGTATACATTGAAACACCAATCTGCAATGAGAACCGTGCTGTTGGAACTATGCTTAGCCATGAAGTGACTAAGCGCTATCAAATGGCTGGGCTTCCTTTGGACACCATCCATATCAAATTCAATGGAAGTGCAGGTCAGAGCCTTGGAGCGTTCCTCTGCCCCGGAATCACGCTTGAGCTTGAAGGTGACAGCAACGACTATGTTGGTAAAGGGTTATCGGGTGGCAAGATTGTAGTTTATCCTCCAAGGAAAAGCAAATTTGATCCTAAAGAAAACATTGTAATAGGTAACGTGGCTCTCTATGGGGCAACAAGTGGCGAGGCGTACTTTAATGGGATGGCAGCAGAAAGATTCTGCGTACGGAATTCAGGGGCTAAGGCAGTTGTGGAAGGTGTTGGTGATCATGGATGCGAGTACATGACTGGTGGGACTGTCCTCGTGCTTGGAAAAACTGGCAGGAATTTTGCTGCCGGTATGAGTGGTGGTATTGCTTATGTTCTTGACGTGGATGCAAAATTCCAATCTCGATGCAATCCTGAGCTTGTAGATCTTGAtaaagttgaagaagaagaggatatCATGACTCTTAGAATCATGGTTCAGCAACATCAGCGTCACACAAACAGCCAGCTAGCCAAAGAAGTACTTGCTAACTTTGAGAATCTTCTGCCTAAATTCATTAAAGTTATCCCTAGGGAGTATAAACGGGCCCTCGCAAACTTGAAAGTAGAGGGAGCCTCCAAGGAGGTTGCGGAACATGCTGCTAAGGAACAAGATGAGGCAGAACTAATCGAAAAAGATGCTTTTGAACAGCTTAAGAAGTTAGCAGCTGCATCTTTGAATGAGAAATCCAATCAG AAGGTAGAAGAGGCTAAATCATTGAAGAGGCCTACTCAGGTTACTGATGCTGTTAAACATCGAGGTTTCGTTTCTTATGAGCGTGAAGGTGTGCAATACAGGGATCCTAATGTTCGGATGAATGACTGGGAGGAAGTTATGGAGGAATCAAAACCTGGCCCACTTTTAAAGACTCAGTCCGCACGTTGCATGGACTGTGGTACTCCTTTCTGCCATCAG GAGAATTCTGGATGTCCTCTTGGAAACAAAATACCTGAATTTAATGAGTTAGTGTACCAAAATAGGTGGCGTGAGGCATTAGACCGGCTCCATGAGACAAATAACTTCCCGGAGTTCACTGGCAGAGTGTGTCCTGCACCTTGTGAAGGTTCTTGTGTCCTGGGCATTATTGAGAATCCTGTATCTATCAAGAGCATTGAGTGTGCCATTATAGACAAGGCGTTTGAGGAGGGATGGATGGTACCACGACCTCCCCTCAAGAGAACGGG TAAAAGAGTAGCGATTGTTGGAAGTGGACCAGCTGGATTGGCTGCTGCTGATCAGCTAAACAGAGTAGGTCACATAGTGACCGTGTATGAGCGTGCTGACAGAATTGGAGGGCTTATGATGTATGGTGTTCCAAACATGAAGACTGACAAAGTGGATGTAGTTCAACGGAGGGTGAACCTTATGGCCCAAGAAGGTGTCAATTTTGTTGTTAATGCTAGTGTTGGAACTGATCCCGTGTACTCTCTTGATCGGCTCCGAGAGGAGAATGATGCTGTTGTTTTGGCTGTAGGAGCCACAAAACCAAG GGACCTTCCTGTACCCGGACGGGAGCTATCAGGAGTCCATTTTGCTATGGAGTTTCTTCATGCAAACACTAAAAGCTTGCTTGATAGCAATCTCCAGGATGGTAACTACATTTCTGCCAAGGGCAAGAAAGTTGTGGTCATTGGTGGAGGTGACACTGGCACTGACTGCATAGGGACATCTATTCGGCATGGCTGTAGTAGCATTGTAAATTTGGAGCTTCTGCCCCAACCACCGCAAACTAGGGCCCCAGGCAACCCGTGGCCACAG TGGCCTCGTGTATTCCGCATAGACTACGGCCATCAGGAAGCTTCTGCCAAGTTTGGAAAAGACCCAAGATCTTATGAGGTATTGACTAAGCGGTTTGTGGGAGATGAGAAGGGGGCATTGAAAGGACTTGAAGTTGTACGGGTCCGCTGGGAGAAGGATGCTAGTGGAAAGTTTCAGTTTAAGGAAGTTGAGGGCTCTGAGGAGATCATTGAGGCTGACCTTGTCCTACTAGCCATGGGTTTCCTTGGCCCGGAGTCG ACAGTAGCAGAGAAGTTGGGAGTGGAGCGAGACAATCGATCAAACTTCAAGGCGGAGTATGGTCGTTTCTCAACCAGTGTGGATGGGGTCTTTGCAGCTGGGGATTGCCGGCGTGGCCAATCACTGGTGGTATGGGCAATCTCTGAAGGCCGGCAAGCTGCTGCACAGGTTGACAAATATCTTATAACAGAAGAAAAAGACCTTGCTGTTAGCCCTGGGATCAAGGAAAACCTTATCAAGAGGCATCATGACCTTACCAAGAGGCACCAGGACAGCAGCAAACACACAGTAATGAAATAG